From a single Gemmatimonadota bacterium genomic region:
- a CDS encoding site-specific integrase translates to MPKRKHWSTTVEESGVRVRVYQRPGSSRLWYSIVRPDGSKIRRSLDTSSRQLAEERARAIARSIAKARLTGVTPETLTLGQLFDQYRRHKLPTLSGAWARSAETRIHLFEKAWGRDLAVRAVDQTRIMLYCQKRRNLEVVSPGLEPDEDGKRRRGYRKPRPVRDGALAGEFRWCHSAFAWGCGFTKPNGDKLLSSNPLAGEEWPTEKNPRRPIASHERYVATMKHIDGIDPEGRLRCILSLARFTGRREAAICKLWASDVLLSADRIRSALAAEGMDERRAEHMPHGAVRWRAETDKQGLLFVTPISADTRAELDHYLRGSPRVGDVPLFPAPRDPSKPIRRETAAKWLLRAERLAGQPKVKGGVFHPYRRLFASERRGLPDVDVAAAAGWKDPATMKKSYQQADAAGVLSAVLGRSE, encoded by the coding sequence ATGCCAAAACGAAAGCACTGGAGCACCACGGTCGAAGAGTCCGGGGTACGGGTGCGTGTCTACCAGCGCCCCGGCTCTTCGCGTCTTTGGTACTCGATCGTCCGTCCGGACGGTTCGAAGATCCGGCGCAGCCTCGATACTTCGAGTCGGCAGCTCGCAGAAGAACGCGCAAGAGCCATCGCGCGGAGCATCGCAAAGGCGCGACTCACCGGCGTGACCCCGGAGACGCTCACGCTCGGTCAGCTCTTCGACCAGTACCGCCGTCACAAGCTGCCGACGCTCTCGGGCGCGTGGGCACGGTCGGCGGAGACGCGGATTCATCTATTCGAGAAAGCGTGGGGGCGGGATCTGGCCGTGCGTGCCGTGGACCAGACGCGCATCATGCTCTACTGCCAGAAGCGACGTAACCTCGAGGTCGTCTCGCCTGGGCTCGAGCCCGATGAAGACGGCAAGCGCCGGCGCGGGTACCGGAAACCACGCCCGGTCCGGGACGGTGCGCTGGCCGGGGAGTTTCGGTGGTGCCATTCCGCGTTCGCCTGGGGGTGCGGCTTCACGAAGCCGAACGGCGACAAGCTCCTCTCGAGCAATCCACTTGCCGGCGAAGAGTGGCCAACCGAGAAAAACCCACGGCGGCCCATCGCTTCGCACGAACGCTACGTCGCCACCATGAAGCACATCGACGGGATCGACCCCGAAGGACGGCTCCGGTGCATTCTCAGCCTCGCAAGGTTCACGGGCAGGCGTGAGGCGGCGATCTGCAAGCTCTGGGCTTCGGACGTGCTACTCTCGGCGGACCGCATCCGGTCCGCGCTCGCGGCCGAAGGGATGGACGAACGTCGGGCCGAGCATATGCCTCACGGCGCCGTCCGCTGGCGCGCGGAGACGGACAAGCAGGGGCTCTTGTTCGTCACGCCGATCAGCGCGGACACGCGCGCGGAGTTGGACCACTACCTGCGCGGGAGTCCACGTGTGGGCGACGTGCCGCTCTTCCCTGCCCCCCGGGACCCGTCCAAGCCTATCCGGCGAGAGACAGCCGCCAAGTGGCTCCTACGGGCCGAGAGACTCGCGGGGCAACCCAAGGTCAAGGGAGGAGTCTTCCACCCGTACAGAAGGCTCTTCGCGTCGGAGAGGCGGGGCCTACCGGACGTCGACGTCGCGGCCGCGGCGGGATGGAAGGACCCTGCCACCATGAAGAAGTCTTACCAGCAAGCCGACGCCGCAGGGGTGCTCTCAGCGGTACTCGGCAGAAGCGAATAG